One Bacillota bacterium DNA window includes the following coding sequences:
- the moaC gene encoding cyclic pyranopterin monophosphate synthase MoaC → MSDETLTHLDGSGKARMVDVTSKPDTPREARARCRILMAPRTLAMAERGEGPKGDVFGVARVAAIMAAKNASGLIPMCHPISVTGVDVAFRTDGRSGAVDIQVTVRTLGKTGAEMEALTGACVAALTIYDMCKAVDRSMVIGDLRLVRKSGGKSGEFVREGEEPWEE, encoded by the coding sequence ATGTCTGATGAGACCTTGACTCACCTGGACGGCTCTGGTAAGGCCCGCATGGTTGACGTCACCTCGAAGCCCGATACGCCCCGCGAGGCTCGAGCCAGGTGCAGGATCCTGATGGCCCCACGGACGCTCGCCATGGCAGAGAGGGGCGAGGGACCGAAGGGCGACGTTTTCGGCGTGGCAAGAGTGGCCGCGATCATGGCCGCGAAGAACGCTTCCGGTCTCATCCCGATGTGCCATCCCATCTCCGTAACCGGGGTGGACGTTGCCTTCCGGACCGATGGCCGGTCAGGGGCGGTTGACATACAGGTGACTGTGCGCACTCTTGGGAAGACCGGGGCAGAGATGGAGGCGCTCACAGGGGCGTGCGTGGCTGCGCTTACCATCTACGACATGTGCAAGGCGGTGGACCGGTCCATGGTGATCGGAGACTTGAGGCTTGTACGGAAGTCCGGGGGCAAGAGCGGAGAGTTCGTACGGGAGGGAGAGGAACCTTGGGAGGAGTAG
- a CDS encoding molybdopterin-binding protein, with protein sequence MGGVVVAVCVSETKGVSKRDVGRARLVEGHGLEGDAHAGPWHRQVSLLGEESIERMRAKGVEVAPGSFAENITTRGVDLCHLPLGTRLDVGSEVVLEITQIGKECHTGCAVFRQVGECVMPREGVFARVVRGGWVARGDEIRVKTAIDFAVLTVSDKGSRGERYDESGDVIERMVSSLGRVVERRIVPDEYDMIVEELRRMSDKLRVDVVLTTGGTGFSPRDVTPEATRSVIDRLVPGIPEAMRAAGLAKTPHAMLSRAAAGIRRKTLIVNLPGSPKGVEESLAVVLPAIPHAVETLRGIAGDCARPSAG encoded by the coding sequence TTGGGAGGAGTAGTCGTTGCCGTGTGTGTGAGCGAGACGAAGGGCGTGAGCAAGCGTGACGTGGGTCGGGCAAGACTGGTTGAGGGACACGGCCTGGAGGGGGACGCCCATGCGGGGCCGTGGCATCGCCAGGTTAGCCTCCTTGGAGAGGAAAGCATAGAAAGGATGAGGGCGAAAGGGGTGGAAGTAGCGCCCGGGTCGTTCGCGGAGAACATAACCACGCGGGGTGTCGACCTTTGCCACCTTCCCTTGGGCACGCGTCTCGACGTGGGTTCAGAGGTCGTGCTCGAGATCACGCAGATAGGCAAGGAATGTCACACGGGGTGCGCCGTCTTCCGGCAGGTGGGGGAATGCGTGATGCCGAGGGAAGGGGTCTTTGCGAGAGTCGTGCGCGGGGGATGGGTCGCGCGGGGGGATGAGATACGCGTGAAGACGGCCATCGACTTCGCTGTGCTGACGGTGAGCGACAAGGGCTCGCGAGGCGAAAGATACGATGAGAGCGGCGACGTAATAGAGCGAATGGTATCCTCCCTCGGCAGAGTCGTAGAGAGGCGAATCGTTCCCGACGAGTACGACATGATCGTGGAGGAACTGCGCCGCATGTCCGACAAGCTCAGGGTGGATGTGGTGCTGACAACTGGAGGCACCGGATTCAGCCCGCGAGACGTGACGCCAGAGGCTACGCGCTCAGTCATCGACAGGCTCGTTCCCGGCATTCCGGAAGCCATGCGTGCCGCTGGTCTCGCAAAGACGCCCCATGCCATGTTGAGCAGGGCCGCAGCAGGGATCCGCCGGAAGACGCTCATCGTGAACCTGCCTGGGAGCCCGAAAGGCGTGGAGGAGAGCCTCGCGGTCGTCCTTCCTGCCATTCCCCATGCGGTGGAAACGCTGCGAGGGATCGCTGGCGATTGCGCGCGCCCGAGTGCCGGCTGA
- the hpt gene encoding hypoxanthine phosphoribosyltransferase, which produces MVNDLEQVLLTEEVIARRVKELGEQISRDYRGCDLVVVGILKGALVFMADLIRHLSIPVIMDFAVVSSYGAATTTSGVVRILKDLDQPIEGKHVLIVEDIIDTGLTMHYLVNNLKARKPLSVKVCTLLDKPSRREVDIAPDYCGFAIPDHFVVGYGLDYAEYYRNLPQVGVLKPEVYKK; this is translated from the coding sequence GTGGTAAATGACCTTGAGCAAGTCCTCTTGACTGAGGAAGTCATTGCGAGAAGGGTAAAGGAGCTGGGCGAGCAGATCTCCCGAGATTATCGCGGTTGCGATCTCGTGGTAGTGGGGATACTGAAGGGCGCCCTGGTGTTCATGGCGGACCTCATCAGGCACCTGTCCATCCCGGTGATAATGGATTTCGCGGTTGTGTCGAGCTACGGCGCGGCCACGACAACCTCAGGGGTCGTTCGGATCCTCAAAGACCTGGATCAGCCCATCGAGGGAAAGCACGTGCTCATTGTGGAGGACATCATAGACACCGGTCTCACCATGCACTATCTCGTGAACAATCTCAAGGCGAGGAAGCCTCTCTCCGTGAAGGTGTGCACTCTCCTCGACAAGCCCAGCCGCAGGGAAGTGGACATAGCGCCTGACTATTGCGGCTTTGCCATTCCCGACCACTTCGTGGTGGGGTACGGGCTGGACTATGCAGAATACTACCGCAACCTGCCCCAGGTTGGCGTGTTGAAACCGGAAGTATACAAGAAATGA
- the guaA gene encoding glutamine-hydrolyzing GMP synthase, with amino-acid sequence MIAILDFGSQYNMLIARKVRELSVYCEILPHDTPVSRLAALRPEGVILSGGPSSVYEEDAPRCDVRVFEMGVPVLGICYGMQLMAHVLGGEVAHSGVREYGKATVFVDDGADLFAGVGSSFASWMSHQDRVNALPRGFEVIAHTGSTPVAAMRDRARKLYALQFHPEVVHTERGKEILANFLFGVCGCERSWTPGRFVDDQVGRIREEVGDGRAIAALSGGVDSSVAALLVHRAIGDRLTCVFVDTGLLRKDEAEQVKATFGETFSMNLRAVDARERFLAVLRGVVDPEEKRKRIGREFIRVFEEESRRCGDVDFLVQGTLYPDVIESAGSRLGPAAKIKSHHNVGGLPENMRLRLIEPLRYLFKDEVRAIGRDLGLPASIIDRHPFPGPGLAVRIVGEVTCENLQTVREADAIVEEEMKAAGLYEKVWQAFAVLLDVRSVGVMGDMRTYERPIVVRAVTSEDGMTCDWARLPSGVLERISARIVNEVKGVNRVAYDISTKPPATIEWE; translated from the coding sequence ATGATAGCTATCCTTGATTTTGGTTCGCAATACAACATGCTCATCGCGCGCAAAGTGCGCGAGCTCTCCGTGTACTGCGAGATCCTGCCCCACGACACACCTGTGTCCAGATTGGCGGCGTTGAGGCCCGAAGGCGTGATCCTGTCGGGCGGCCCGTCCAGCGTGTACGAAGAGGACGCGCCTCGTTGCGACGTTCGCGTCTTCGAAATGGGCGTCCCGGTGCTCGGGATCTGCTACGGGATGCAGCTCATGGCGCACGTCCTCGGAGGGGAAGTGGCCCACTCCGGAGTAAGGGAGTACGGTAAGGCGACTGTCTTCGTAGACGATGGAGCCGACCTCTTCGCCGGCGTCGGGTCAAGCTTTGCATCGTGGATGAGTCATCAAGACAGAGTGAACGCTCTGCCGCGCGGGTTCGAGGTGATAGCTCACACAGGCAGTACCCCCGTCGCAGCCATGCGCGACCGCGCGCGGAAACTGTACGCCCTCCAGTTCCACCCCGAGGTAGTCCACACGGAGCGCGGTAAGGAGATCCTCGCGAATTTCCTGTTCGGGGTGTGCGGGTGCGAGAGATCGTGGACTCCCGGGAGGTTCGTCGATGATCAAGTGGGCCGCATCAGGGAGGAGGTGGGCGATGGGCGCGCCATCGCCGCGCTGTCAGGCGGAGTTGACTCATCCGTGGCCGCCCTGCTAGTTCACCGGGCGATAGGGGACAGGCTCACGTGCGTTTTCGTCGACACCGGCTTGCTCCGGAAGGATGAGGCGGAGCAGGTGAAGGCGACCTTCGGTGAGACCTTCAGCATGAACCTGCGTGCCGTGGACGCGAGAGAGAGGTTCCTGGCCGTGCTCAGGGGGGTCGTCGATCCCGAGGAGAAGAGGAAGAGGATAGGCCGGGAGTTCATAAGGGTCTTCGAGGAGGAGTCCCGGAGGTGCGGCGACGTAGATTTCCTTGTCCAGGGCACGTTGTATCCGGACGTCATCGAGAGCGCGGGCTCTCGTCTAGGTCCTGCTGCCAAGATCAAGTCCCACCACAACGTGGGGGGGCTTCCTGAGAACATGCGACTCCGGCTCATCGAACCCCTGCGCTACCTGTTCAAAGACGAGGTCCGTGCAATCGGAAGAGACCTGGGGCTTCCCGCCTCGATAATCGACCGTCATCCCTTCCCAGGGCCGGGGCTGGCTGTGAGGATAGTGGGAGAGGTGACTTGCGAGAATCTCCAGACGGTGCGTGAAGCCGACGCCATCGTCGAGGAAGAGATGAAGGCCGCGGGGTTGTATGAGAAGGTTTGGCAGGCGTTCGCGGTGCTCCTTGACGTCCGGAGCGTCGGCGTGATGGGGGACATGCGCACGTACGAACGGCCCATAGTGGTGCGCGCCGTGACGAGCGAGGACGGCATGACGTGCGATTGGGCAAGACTGCCCAGTGGCGTGCTGGAGAGGATCTCGGCGCGCATCGTCAACGAGGTCAAGGGAGTGAACCGAGTCGCGTACGACATAAGCACGAAACCGCCTGCGACGATTGAGTGGGAGTAG
- a CDS encoding NCS2 family permease: protein MAQAKLKSDGNGFLESVFHLRENGTNVRTEILAGITTFMTMAYIIIVNPSILGNTGMDVGAVMVATILGAALGTLIMAFHANYPFAMAPGMGLNAFFAFTVVLGMGVSWQTALAAVFVDGVIFLILTILPVRRAIINGVPMTLKLAVSVGIGLFIAFIGLQEAGIIVRNDATLVGLGNVASPNVLLSLFGLVVMGLLVSRRVKGSLLLGILITTVVGMIFKLNPAPSGLAGIVSAPPSLAPTFLKMDFRGLLDVGLITVIFTFTFVDMFDTAGTLIGVSTKAGFLNKKGELPKADQALLADAVGTVAGAVFGTSTVTTYIESASGVAEGGRTGLTAVTVAVLFLLSLFFAPLVKLIPAAATAPALIIVGIFMMEPVMKIDFTDFTEAIPAFLAIAMMPFAYSIAEGLVFGVLGYVVIKLLAARAKEISVTMWVLALLFVIRFVLPFIT from the coding sequence ATGGCGCAGGCGAAGCTGAAGAGTGATGGTAACGGGTTCCTAGAAAGCGTTTTCCATCTGCGAGAGAACGGGACCAACGTGAGGACCGAGATACTGGCGGGAATCACGACATTCATGACCATGGCGTACATCATCATCGTCAACCCCTCAATCTTGGGCAACACCGGCATGGACGTCGGGGCCGTGATGGTTGCGACCATCCTGGGCGCGGCTCTCGGCACGCTCATCATGGCGTTCCATGCGAACTACCCGTTCGCCATGGCACCAGGCATGGGACTGAACGCTTTCTTCGCGTTCACTGTGGTCCTCGGAATGGGCGTTAGTTGGCAGACGGCGCTGGCCGCCGTGTTCGTCGACGGTGTGATCTTCCTCATACTCACCATCCTCCCGGTCCGGAGAGCGATCATCAACGGCGTCCCCATGACACTGAAGCTGGCGGTTAGCGTCGGAATAGGCCTGTTCATAGCGTTCATAGGACTGCAGGAAGCCGGCATCATCGTGAGGAACGACGCCACGCTCGTGGGCCTGGGGAACGTGGCGTCTCCCAACGTCCTGTTGTCCCTGTTCGGGCTGGTCGTGATGGGGCTGCTGGTCTCGCGGCGTGTCAAAGGATCGCTTCTCCTAGGCATCCTCATTACCACCGTCGTAGGGATGATATTCAAGCTGAATCCGGCGCCAAGTGGTTTGGCGGGAATCGTGAGCGCCCCGCCCAGCCTGGCTCCGACCTTCCTCAAGATGGATTTCAGAGGGCTACTCGACGTCGGGCTCATCACCGTTATCTTCACCTTTACGTTCGTGGACATGTTCGATACTGCCGGAACCCTGATCGGCGTTTCGACGAAAGCTGGCTTCTTGAACAAGAAAGGAGAGCTGCCAAAGGCCGACCAGGCACTCCTTGCTGACGCTGTCGGCACCGTCGCCGGAGCGGTCTTCGGAACCAGCACCGTGACCACCTACATAGAAAGCGCCTCCGGCGTCGCCGAGGGCGGCCGCACCGGCCTGACTGCGGTCACAGTAGCCGTGCTCTTCTTGTTGTCCCTGTTCTTCGCGCCGCTCGTGAAGCTGATCCCCGCAGCGGCGACGGCCCCAGCCCTCATCATCGTGGGCATATTCATGATGGAGCCGGTCATGAAGATCGATTTCACCGACTTCACCGAGGCCATTCCCGCGTTCCTCGCCATCGCCATGATGCCCTTCGCGTACAGCATCGCTGAAGGCCTCGTGTTCGGGGTCCTTGGGTACGTCGTCATCAAGCTGCTGGCGGCGAGGGCGAAGGAGATCAGCGTAACCATGTGGGTGCTTGCCTTGCTCTTCGTCATCAGGTTCGTCCTCCCGTTCATAACCTGA
- a CDS encoding DegT/DnrJ/EryC1/StrS family aminotransferase encodes MELESRCTAGLEFRRVSMARPYHGPEVEEAVVAVLRSGMLIQGRLVEEFETRLAEYLGAKHVIAVSSGTAALHLAFLALGVGPGDEVITTPFSFASSAYAIMHCGATPVFADIDPKTFNIDPASIEARITARTVGIEPVHLYGQPAEMDAIRGIAARHGLFVVEDAAQAIGADYRGRKIGTIGDVTCFSTYATKNLHTMEGGFVTTSSDDVAARIRRLRNIGQERKYHHSMVGFNYRMTEVAAAIGSAQVGLIDEFSRLRRENAEYLTAALSSVPGITPPHVMPHVTCVFHQYTTSIDEETTGRTRDEVAAAMRSVGVETGVHYPEPIYAQPALRERFGGQAEVCPVTERACRSVLSLPVHQSLAKDDLDHVVSALAMSVGLRR; translated from the coding sequence ATGGAGCTCGAATCGAGATGTACAGCGGGTCTCGAGTTCCGACGGGTTTCCATGGCGAGGCCTTATCACGGCCCCGAGGTCGAAGAAGCCGTGGTGGCGGTGTTGCGGTCGGGAATGCTGATCCAGGGGAGGTTGGTTGAGGAGTTCGAGACGCGCCTTGCCGAGTATCTCGGCGCGAAACACGTGATCGCCGTATCCAGCGGCACAGCCGCGCTGCACCTGGCGTTTCTCGCCCTGGGCGTGGGGCCGGGCGACGAAGTCATCACGACTCCGTTCAGCTTCGCTTCCTCCGCCTACGCCATAATGCACTGCGGCGCCACACCGGTGTTCGCGGACATAGATCCCAAGACGTTCAACATAGATCCGGCCTCGATCGAGGCGCGAATAACTGCACGAACGGTCGGCATCGAGCCTGTGCACCTGTATGGGCAGCCGGCGGAGATGGACGCCATCCGCGGTATCGCGGCTCGCCACGGCTTGTTTGTCGTGGAAGACGCCGCTCAAGCCATTGGAGCCGACTACCGGGGAAGGAAGATAGGAACTATCGGCGACGTGACGTGCTTCAGCACTTATGCCACGAAAAACCTCCACACCATGGAAGGAGGGTTCGTCACTACGTCAAGCGACGACGTGGCGGCGAGAATTCGACGCCTGCGGAACATCGGCCAGGAAAGGAAGTACCATCACTCCATGGTCGGGTTCAACTACCGCATGACCGAAGTCGCCGCCGCCATCGGAAGCGCGCAGGTGGGCCTCATTGACGAGTTCTCGCGGTTACGTCGCGAAAACGCGGAGTACCTCACCGCCGCACTGTCGTCGGTTCCCGGAATCACCCCTCCCCATGTCATGCCGCACGTCACCTGCGTCTTCCACCAGTACACCACTAGCATAGATGAGGAGACGACGGGACGCACGCGTGACGAGGTCGCAGCGGCGATGAGGTCCGTCGGCGTAGAGACGGGCGTGCACTACCCAGAGCCGATATACGCTCAGCCCGCGTTGCGGGAGCGCTTTGGCGGGCAAGCCGAGGTTTGCCCGGTGACAGAGCGGGCGTGCCGGAGCGTGCTCTCGCTTCCCGTCCACCAGTCGCTTGCGAAGGACGATCTGGATCACGTCGTTTCGGCCCTCGCCATGTCCGTGGGTCTCAGGCGATGA
- a CDS encoding TldD/PmbA family protein — protein sequence MRNIPELRDALDLAVAKGASYADVRAVRRRHESISVKNGAVEGVSMSESQGFGVRVLVDGAWGFASSCKLDLDEALRVAGDAVRIARASARVKGHDVTLAPVKPVVDSHATPCRIDPFEVPVDEKIQTLLDADRLIREDQRVRVSTASMTFFEEEKTFLSTEGAMIDQKRIESGAGISALAVGQGEVQTRSYPGAFGGDFACAGYEFVEALDLPGHAERVGREAGDLLGAVQCPSMTTTVILGTNQMALQIHESCGHPSELDRVFGTEASYAGTSFLTPEKRRKFRYGSEVVNITADATIPGGLGSFGYDDEGVPAQRTSLVDGGIFANYLTSRETAARFGETSGGTMRADGPHRMPIIRMTNINLEPGDWTLEEMIRDTKEGIFLDTNKSWSIDDKRLNFQFGTEVGYLIKDGAIADMVKNPTYTGLTPEFWGSCDAVAGREEWHLWGLPNCGKGEPQQLAHVGHGSAPARFRNVRVGVGRW from the coding sequence TTGCGGAACATACCTGAGCTCAGAGACGCGCTCGACCTCGCCGTGGCGAAAGGGGCGAGCTATGCGGATGTGCGAGCTGTCAGAAGGCGGCACGAATCCATCTCGGTCAAGAACGGGGCGGTCGAGGGTGTGTCCATGAGCGAGAGCCAAGGGTTCGGCGTGCGGGTTCTCGTGGACGGCGCCTGGGGCTTTGCGTCCAGCTGCAAGCTGGACTTGGACGAAGCGCTGAGAGTCGCGGGCGACGCGGTCAGGATAGCCCGGGCGAGTGCGAGGGTGAAAGGGCACGACGTGACGCTTGCGCCCGTGAAGCCCGTCGTCGATTCCCACGCCACGCCATGCCGGATCGATCCGTTCGAAGTACCTGTGGACGAGAAAATCCAGACCCTGTTGGACGCTGACAGGCTCATCCGCGAGGACCAGAGGGTCAGGGTGTCCACCGCTTCGATGACCTTCTTCGAGGAGGAGAAGACCTTCCTGTCGACGGAGGGTGCGATGATAGATCAGAAGAGGATCGAGAGCGGCGCCGGGATCTCCGCTCTTGCGGTGGGCCAAGGCGAGGTGCAGACGAGATCATACCCGGGGGCGTTCGGAGGGGATTTCGCCTGCGCCGGGTACGAGTTCGTGGAAGCACTCGATCTGCCCGGACACGCGGAGCGAGTGGGACGGGAGGCAGGGGACCTCCTCGGGGCCGTGCAGTGCCCTTCCATGACCACCACAGTCATCCTGGGGACCAATCAGATGGCACTGCAGATCCATGAGTCGTGCGGGCACCCATCGGAGTTGGATAGAGTGTTCGGGACTGAGGCGAGCTACGCAGGGACGAGTTTCCTTACTCCCGAGAAGCGTAGGAAGTTCAGGTACGGGTCCGAGGTCGTGAACATCACCGCGGATGCGACGATCCCGGGGGGCTTGGGCAGCTTCGGTTACGACGACGAGGGCGTGCCCGCCCAGAGAACGTCTCTCGTGGATGGCGGGATATTCGCGAACTATCTTACGTCCAGGGAGACGGCGGCGAGATTCGGCGAGACGAGCGGGGGCACCATGCGCGCCGACGGACCTCATAGGATGCCTATCATAAGGATGACCAACATCAATCTGGAGCCTGGCGATTGGACGCTGGAGGAGATGATTCGAGACACGAAGGAGGGCATCTTCCTCGATACAAACAAGAGCTGGAGCATAGACGACAAACGCCTGAATTTCCAGTTCGGAACGGAGGTAGGGTACCTGATCAAGGACGGCGCCATCGCGGACATGGTGAAGAACCCGACGTACACCGGATTGACTCCAGAGTTCTGGGGGAGTTGTGACGCTGTGGCCGGCAGGGAGGAGTGGCACCTTTGGGGCCTCCCGAATTGCGGCAAGGGCGAGCCACAGCAGCTGGCGCACGTCGGCCATGGCTCGGCGCCCGCGAGATTCCGTAACGTGCGGGTAGGTGTTGGAAGATGGTAG
- a CDS encoding TldD/PmbA family protein, producing the protein MKGILRSREHARVADIVMNTSKADQVEAAVETADTYLTRFANSEIHQNTGEHTTEVVVRSVFGQRVGVASTTSLDREAIEATVRRAEQIALLQPENPGFPGLPDPAQYGAVEAYSEETAMCTPEQRAAGVGEICRLAVKEGLVASGSFSTTAREVMVVNSRGLLAEVRFTRANLLTVVMSSTGSGYAERFSVDVADIDSRQVAEEAVKGCLADSEPGSVEPGEYEAIFEDYAVADMIQMLAYMGFGARAFQEGRSFMSGNIGRKITGANITIWDDGLDPGGAPLPFDAEGVPKKKVMLIEDGVARGVVYDSFTAAREGKRSTGHAVSPLPSVGPFAVNLFMAGGDSCLDEMIAETRRGIYVKRLHYTNPVHPVKSLLTGMTRDGTFLVENGEIVRPVKNLRFTESILGALSSAELISKETKLLPLYSLGGVRAPAVKVGKFTFTGVTGY; encoded by the coding sequence ATGAAAGGCATCTTGAGGAGCAGGGAGCACGCCCGTGTGGCCGACATCGTGATGAACACGTCCAAGGCGGATCAGGTGGAAGCGGCGGTCGAGACGGCTGACACCTACCTCACTCGATTCGCGAATTCAGAGATCCACCAAAACACGGGCGAACACACCACCGAGGTCGTGGTGAGGTCGGTCTTTGGTCAGAGGGTGGGCGTGGCCTCGACTACCAGCTTAGACCGTGAAGCGATCGAGGCCACGGTGAGGCGGGCGGAGCAGATAGCGCTGCTCCAGCCCGAGAACCCTGGATTCCCGGGTCTGCCGGACCCCGCCCAGTACGGGGCTGTTGAGGCGTATTCCGAAGAGACGGCGATGTGCACACCAGAGCAAAGGGCAGCGGGGGTCGGTGAGATTTGCAGGCTAGCGGTGAAAGAGGGCCTCGTTGCCTCAGGCTCGTTCTCCACGACCGCGCGGGAGGTAATGGTCGTGAATTCCCGAGGCCTCCTGGCGGAGGTAAGGTTCACGCGAGCCAACCTCCTCACAGTCGTGATGTCCTCGACGGGCTCGGGATACGCCGAGCGGTTCTCCGTGGACGTCGCGGACATTGACTCGCGCCAGGTAGCGGAGGAGGCGGTGAAAGGGTGTCTTGCCGACTCCGAGCCGGGGAGCGTCGAACCAGGAGAGTACGAGGCCATCTTCGAGGACTACGCCGTGGCCGACATGATCCAGATGCTGGCGTACATGGGGTTCGGGGCACGCGCGTTCCAGGAGGGCCGCAGTTTCATGTCGGGCAATATCGGGAGGAAGATAACGGGCGCGAACATCACCATATGGGACGACGGGCTCGATCCCGGCGGGGCGCCGTTGCCTTTCGACGCCGAGGGCGTGCCCAAGAAGAAGGTCATGCTAATAGAGGATGGAGTCGCGCGCGGCGTCGTGTACGATTCGTTCACGGCTGCACGCGAGGGGAAACGCTCCACAGGTCATGCGGTGTCGCCGTTGCCATCGGTGGGGCCGTTTGCCGTCAACCTGTTCATGGCGGGAGGCGACTCCTGCCTTGATGAGATGATAGCCGAGACGAGACGCGGCATCTACGTGAAACGGCTTCATTACACGAACCCGGTCCATCCGGTGAAGTCCCTCTTGACGGGCATGACGCGGGACGGCACGTTCCTCGTGGAAAACGGCGAGATCGTGCGACCCGTGAAGAACCTTCGGTTCACAGAGAGCATACTCGGTGCGCTGTCGTCGGCCGAGCTCATCTCCAAGGAGACGAAGCTCCTGCCGCTTTACTCGCTGGGAGGCGTGAGGGCCCCGGCGGTGAAGGTGGGCAAGTTCACGTTCACCGGTGTAACGGGGTATTAG
- a CDS encoding AAA family ATPase: MTVGRSSDCFDDAPGPPRIVSVRIKNYRVFKDVQFKDLTPLTVLLGPNGSGKSTVFDVFGFLSECLGEGLRKAWDRRGRFKELRSRDASGPIELELKYREAPRSQLITYHLSIDESRRGPFVAQEWLQWTRGSRGRPFRFLDCARGEGQVITGEQPETSDTRVPFKLASEDLLAVNAIGQLAENPRVMALRSFIQGWYLSYLNANEIRGIPEAGPNERLSRTGDNLPNVIQYLSEQHPERLSQILSILAERVPRLERVTAESMPDGRLLLRIKDAPFAEPFLARYASDGTLKMLAYLILLYDPDPVPLLGIEEPENFLHPRLLRTLAEECRNVSGRSQVLISTHSPFFVDALKPEELWVLERDDSGYARAYRVSEMQGIKEFVQHGAMLGALWMEGHFRVGDPLKRQNRDHSAHAGAGERKHAY, translated from the coding sequence ATGACCGTCGGGCGTAGCTCAGACTGCTTTGATGACGCTCCGGGACCTCCCCGGATAGTCAGCGTCCGGATCAAGAACTATCGTGTCTTCAAGGACGTGCAGTTCAAAGACTTGACGCCCTTGACCGTGCTCCTCGGCCCGAATGGTAGCGGCAAGTCCACAGTGTTTGACGTGTTCGGGTTCCTTTCTGAATGTCTTGGTGAAGGTCTCCGTAAGGCGTGGGATAGGCGCGGTCGCTTTAAGGAGCTTCGAAGCAGAGACGCATCTGGTCCCATAGAGCTGGAGCTGAAGTACCGTGAGGCGCCAAGAAGCCAGCTCATCACGTATCACCTTTCGATCGATGAGTCTCGAAGAGGACCGTTCGTCGCTCAGGAGTGGCTGCAATGGACGCGAGGGAGCCGGGGCAGGCCCTTCCGTTTCCTCGATTGTGCCAGAGGCGAGGGTCAGGTCATTACAGGGGAACAGCCGGAAACGAGTGACACCCGAGTTCCGTTCAAGCTTGCCTCGGAGGACTTGCTAGCGGTCAACGCGATAGGGCAGCTTGCGGAGAACCCTCGGGTCATGGCGTTGAGAAGTTTCATACAGGGGTGGTACCTATCCTATCTCAACGCCAATGAGATACGCGGCATTCCGGAGGCGGGTCCCAATGAGCGGCTGAGTCGGACGGGGGACAATTTGCCTAACGTCATTCAATATCTGAGTGAACAACACCCGGAACGGCTGTCGCAGATACTCAGCATCCTCGCCGAGCGGGTTCCCCGCCTGGAAAGAGTGACGGCGGAATCCATGCCAGACGGTCGGCTCCTGCTCCGTATCAAGGACGCTCCGTTCGCGGAGCCATTTCTCGCGCGGTACGCGTCCGACGGGACGCTCAAGATGCTGGCTTATCTGATCCTCCTGTATGACCCGGATCCTGTGCCGCTTCTCGGTATAGAGGAGCCTGAGAACTTCCTTCATCCTCGCTTGCTCCGAACTCTTGCAGAGGAATGTAGAAACGTCTCAGGGAGGTCTCAGGTCTTGATCTCCACTCACTCACCTTTCTTCGTGGATGCGTTGAAGCCGGAAGAACTCTGGGTTCTTGAGAGAGACGACAGCGGTTATGCACGGGCATACCGCGTGTCGGAGATGCAGGGCATCAAGGAGTTCGTCCAGCACGGTGCGATGCTCGGAGCTTTGTGGATGGAGGGCCACTTCAGGGTCGGCGACCCACTCAAGCGGCAGAACCGAGACCACAGCGCGCACGCGGGGGCAGGCGAGCGCAAGCATGCATATTGA